Genomic window (Deltaproteobacteria bacterium):
GTTGGACTGGTGGTCCGGGTGGGGGAGGGAGGGCTGGATTTGACGATTTTCAAAGACAATCCGGTTTTGACTTAAATGATCTGTTTGAAAATTTCATGGGGGGGGTCGGAAGGAGCGGTCGTGAAGGGCGTGCCCGACGACGGGGGCCAGAACCGAAGGATCTTCATGCCTCGATCGAAATCGATTTTGAGGAGGCGATTCATGGAACAGAGAGGTCGATCAAGATTGCACGTGAGGGAGGTCGGGAACAGCTCAAGGTAAAAATTCCAGCAGGCATAAGGAATGGCGGAAAGATCCGGTTGGTCGGAAAGGGGGAGCAGGGGGGGGATCTCTATATTCGGATCAATGTTTTGCCGCACCCCGATTTTTGGCGGGAGGATGATGACCTGTATCTGGAGTTGCCGATTTCAATCTCCGAGGCAGGATTGGGCGCGACGATCAAGGTCAGTCCCTTGGACGGGGCGGTGAATCTCAAGATCCCGGCTGGCACCTCTTCCGGTCAGAAATTCCGCATTCCCGGCAAGGGGGCTCCCCATCTGGGAAAGAGCGGAACCGGGGATCTTTATGTTTTGATCAAGGTTGTTGTACCTAAACATCTGGATGAGGAATCTCAAGAACTCTTGAGAAAGTTTGGTGAGAGGAATGCCGAGAAGCTAAGGGACTAGCATGTGATCCTAGGAGATCGGCGTTGAAGATTTTCCTTCCGCAAATGCCTTGATAATCTTAAGCCCCGTTGTCTGGCTCTTTTCCGGATGAAATTGGCAGGCAAAGAGATTGTCCCGCGCCACGGAGGAGCAGAAGTCCTTGATATAGTCGGTTTCCGTAATCACAATCGACTCCTCTTTGGGAATGACATAGTAAGAGTGAACAAAGTAGAAGTAGGAGCCGTCCGGCACATTGCCTAACAGGGGGATTCGTTTCAGTTTTTTGATCCGGTTCCAGCCCATATGAGGGACCTTGTGTTTGGACGTTGGCTGCAAGGCCGCCACTCTTCCCTTAAGAACCCCCAATCCTTTGTGGTGTCCGAATTCCTCGCTCTCTTCAAAAAGGATTTGGAAGCCAAGACAGATGCCGAGAAACGGCTTTTTATCCTCAATCGCCTTTAGAATCGGATCGATCAATTTGAGTTTTTTCAGGTTTTTCATGCCTTCGCCGAACGCGCCAACTCCCGGCAGAACGACCTTGGAGGCCTCCACAATTTTCTTGGGATCGGAGGTGATCAGGGCTCGCGTTCCCGCCTTTTCAAACGCCTTTTGCACAGACCTCAAATTGCCCATCTCAGGATCGATAATCGTGATCACAGAACTCCTTTGGTTGATGGAACGCCCTTAACCCTTGGGTCGATCTGGGTTGCCATGTCAATGGCACGGGCAAACGCCTTGAAGACCGACTCGACAATGTGATGTTTGATTTTTCCATAATGCACAAGGATATGGAGATTAATCTTGGCGGCATGGACAAAACTTTCAAAAAAGTGTTCCACGAGCTCCAGGTCAAAATTCTTGATGCGGCCTGTTTTAATCGGTGTCTGATAGGCAAAAGAGGGACGACCACAAAAATCGATCGCTACGGTCGTTAGCACCTCATCCATCGGGAGTGTAAAAAACCCATAACGACGGATCCCCTCCTTCTTTTGGAGGAGCTGATCAAACGCCTCACCCAGGCAGATCCCAATATCTTCAACCAGGTGATGATCATCGACCTCGGTGTCGCCCAAGGCGCTCAAGGAGAGATCAAAAAGCCCATGCTTGGAGAAAAGCTCCAGCATATGGTTTAAAAAAGGGATCGGCGTCTTGATTCGATAGGCTCCCTTGCCATCCAGCCCGATTTCGAGAACGATGGAGGTCTCTTTGGTCTTACGGACAACTTTTATCTTACGTTTTGCCGACATTTTTCCTTACACAAACAGATTCTGCATGGGCCGTCAATCCTTCTGAGAGTGCCAATTCTCGTGTGATGAGTGACAGACGACGCCAACCGGCCTTTGAGACCTGAACGACAGAAGAGGCGTGAATAAAATCGTAGACGCCGAGTGGCGAGGAAAATCGGGCGGTGGCGCTGGTTGGCAGGACATGATTGGGGCCTGCCGCATAATCGCCAAGGGCAGTGGGGGAGTAGGGGCCAAGGAAAATGGCGCCCGCATGCCTGATTTTTGGGAGGAGCTTTCTCGGTTTTTTCACATGAATCTCCAGGTGTTCTGGGGCGATCCTGTTGGAGAGCTCGCAGGCCTTCTCGAGGCTGGTGACATGGATCGCGTCACCATGCTTCATGAAGGAGGCATGGATAATCTCCTTGCGGTCCATTCGAGAAATCCTCTTTTCAACCTCCTGTCGGACCTTTTTCAAGAGGGATCGGGAAGGAGAGAGAACAAGCGGACGGGCCTCTGGATCATGCTCTGCCTGGGCGATGAGGTCGGCGGCAATCCAGGCAGGATTGGCCGAAGGATCGGCAATGATGACAATCTCTGTCGGTCCAGCGACCATATCAATTCCGACGGTTCCAAAGAGCTGTCGTTTGGCCTCGGCCACATAAACATTTCCGGGACCAACGATCTTGTCGACGCTTGGAATGCCTTTGGTTCCGTAGGCCAGCGCGCCAATTGCCTGTGCCCCACCGATCTTGAAGATTCGGTCGACTCCAGCCAAATCGGCAGCAACCAAAAGCGCCGGGTTTCCTTTCCCTGACGGAAAAGGGGTTGTCATGATGATTGTAGAGACGCCGGCGACCTTGGCCGGGATTGCATTCATGAGCACGCTCGAAGGATAAGAGGCGCGTCCCCCCGGCACATAAATCCCGACACGTTCAATAGGAGACCACCGAAGCCCCGTCCGAACCCCTTTTTCACGGAGTTCCCACGATTTAATCTGTTGCCGCTCATGGAAACGATGAATCCTTGAGGCCGCCATCCGGAGTGCACGGATCAGTTCGGGAGAGACTTTCTTCCAGGCCGCCTTTCTTTCGGAACGGGTCACCTCCATTTTTTTTGCACGGAGAGAGTGATGATCAAATTGCTTCGTATATTTTAAAACGGCACGATCACCATTTTGGCGGACCTCTTTGAGGATTTTTTTAACCGTCTGTTCAACGTCCATAGCTTTGTTCCTAATATTTCAGCTTCACTCTTTTAATTCTTGCGCCGAGCCCTCTCAGCTTTTTCTCAATCTGTTCATAACCCCGATCGATATGATAGACACGATGGATCTCGGTGATTCCTTTCGCGGCGAGTCCCGCCAGGATTAGGGCGGCCGAGGCCCGGAGATCCGAGGCCATCAAGGGGGCGCCGGAGAGTCTCTTGACTCCCTGAATCACCGCCGAATGTCCTTCAATCTTTATATGGGCCCCCATCCGGAGGAGCTCCTGGGCATGGAGAAAACGGTTTTCAAAGATCGTTTCCGTCATGACACTGGTTCCATCGGCAATCGTCATTAAGGCCATAAACTGGGCCTGAAAATCGGTTGCAAAACCGGGGTAGGGGGCTGTGGTGACATCAACACTTCGGAGGGTGTGGGGGCCGATGACCCGGATTCCGTTTGCCTCGAGCCGGACCTCTGTCCCGGCCTCACGCAATTTAAGTGACAACGCCTCAACAAAGATCGGATCAATGCCGGAGACGACGAGATTCCCTGCGGTGATTGCGGAGGCGATCATAAAGGTTCCTGCCTCAATCCGATCGGCAATGATGTGGTGTTGGCAACCGTGCAACTGTTTAACCCCGCTGATGGTGAGGGTGGTCGTCCCGGCGCCGGAGATCCTTCCTCCCATCTTGATCAGGACCTCCGCCAAATCGGCAATCTCCGGTTCCTGGGCGGCGTTTTCAATGATCGTTTCACCCTCGGCCAGCACGGCAGCCATCATGACGTTTTCTGTGCCTGTCACGCTGACCGTGTCAAAATGAATCCGCGCCCCATGGAGTTTTTTAGCTCGGGCGACGACGTACCCCTCCTGGATATCAATCTTGGCCCCCATCTGTTCGAACGCCTTGAGGTGGAGATTGATCGGCCGTGCCCCGATTGCACAGCCGCCGGGGAGGGAGACCTTCGCCTTCTTGAACCGTGCGAGCAATGGCCCCATGACGAGAACGGAGGCGCGCATCGTTCGGACCAGGTCATAGGTGGCGGTGTAGCTCTTCATTCCGTTTGAAGAGATTCGGAAAGAGGCCCCTTTTTTTTCAGGGAGGAGGACCGAGAGACCCAATTTTTCAAGGAGACGGCAGGTTGTGAGGATATCCCGAAGCGCCGGGATATTTTCAAACTGGTTCCAGCCCTCTGCCAAGATGGATGAGAAAAGAACCGGCAGGGCGGAATTTTTCGCCCCGCTGATTTCAACCTTTCCTTTAAGCCGTCGCCCCCCCTGAATAACGATTTTGTCCATGCAACCTCTTAAAGCTGTACCCTCTCAGGGTACGAATTTTATAGATTTTCTACTGTATTTCCGAAACGAGCCTTCTGATCAAGCGATAATTCCTATAGGACATCGTTTCTTAAGTAAAAGGAGCCACACGATGAAGACAACTTACATTTTATTCATCATCATGATGGGGGTCATTATGGCTTGCACATCGACGAATGAGCAGGAAAATCCCTCGGGGTCAGAAAGTTCTTCGCAGCAAGGGGATTCTTCTTCTCCAACCCCTGAGTCTTCATCCGAGACACCCTCCTCTTGTTCTACCGATTGCTCTTCTTCGTCCTCTTCTTCAGAAGAAGTATCTGAAGAGGTACCGTCTGAGAACCCTCCACTTCCTTCATGCGGCGATGGTCTTCAGCAGGGGCAAGAAGACTGCGATGATGGCAACGGTGATGATAATGACAGTTGTCGAAACGATTGTACCCTAAGGAGTCATCGAGGATTATGTGGCAATGGTCTCGTTCAGAATCTGGAGATTTGTGATGATGGAAATGAGGTCGATAACGATTCTTGTAAGAATGATTGTAATCCGTCACCCAATCGTTGTGGAAACGGTCTCCAAGAACGGGGTGAAGAGTGTGACGATGGCGATCGCAACAATTCGGATAATTGTCTGAACAACTGTCAAATGTCGGCCTGTGGTGATGGCGTTGTTTTTGAAGGGGTGGAACCGTGTGATGATGGCAACCAGAATGACCTTGATTCCTGCCGCAATGATTGTCGTTTTCCTATCCTCATCGGTTGTGGAAACGGTATTGTTGAAGAGGGAGAGGAATGTGATGATGGTAATACCAACCAGACCGATTCCTGTTATGATGATTGTACGATTCCTACTTGTGGCGATTTAATTCTCTCCCAAGGTGAGGAATGCGATGATGGCAATTTAGATGATTTTGATACCTGTCTTAACGATTGCCGATGGGCTTACTGTGGAGATGGTACCGTCCACTTTTTTACTCGCAATGAGACCTGTGATGATGGCAATCGAGTCGATGGAGATGATTGCCCCAGCGATTGTCATGAAGGGGAGGGTTCTTCTAGCTATTGTGGGGATGGGGTGGTCGAAGGTCAGGAACAATGTGATGATGCCAATGAAGAGATGGGGGATAGCTGTATCATTTGTCAAATGGCTGAGTGTGGAGATGGGTTTGTCTGGCTGGAGATGGAAGAATGCGATGATGGAAATCAAAATGATCAGGATCTCTGTCGTAATGATTGTACCGTTACTTTGAATCGCTGTGGTAATGCCATCACAGAGGGAGATGAGGAATGTGACGATGGAAATGGTTTGGAGGAAGACAGTTGCCTTAACAATTGTCAGATCGCTGTTTGTGGCGATGGGGTCCGTCGATCTGTCGAACAATGTGATGACGGAAACAGGAATAATGATGATGGCTGCCGGAATGATTGTACAGAAGGATGGAATATTCCGGATGTCTGCGGCAATGGGGTCGTTGAAGCAGGCGAGCAATGTGATGACGGCAATTTTCAAGATGGAGATGAGTGCCCTACGAGCTGCCTTTTAGCGGTTTGCGGAGACGGATTTCTCTACGGAGGTGTTGAAGGGTGCGATGATGGCAATGCCGATGACAGCGATGCTTGTTTAAGCAGTTGTGTCAGTGCCGTTTGTGGAGACGGTTTTGTTCAGTTAGGGGTAGAGGAATGTGATGATGGCAACCAAATCAGTGAGGATGGGTGTGATTTTAACTGCCTTAAACCAAAGTAACCCTTTTTTGAGTGATCACGACTCGATCCCTCCCACTTAAATCTTTTTTAATTTCCATGAGTGATAGGCAAGGGATCTCTTTGATCAATCTTGCTACCTCTTTCCCCTGATCTTCTCCTATCTCAAGGAGTAGAATTCCTTCCTCTTTAAGAGAGGGAGGAGCCTCTTGGATGATCTTCTGAATTTGTGTAAGACCGAATGGACCTCCGTTTAGCGCCTGGCGGGGCTCAAAATTTTTGATCTCAGGTTCGAGTCGATCAATCTCCTCCTCCGCAATATAAGGGGGGTTGGAGAGGATTAAGTCAAATTGCCGATTTTCTGCCTCGAATGTTCTCCACGGAGCGATGTTGGAGAGTATAAAATCGATTTGGGTCTGGGCCTTGTTTTGGATCACATTGCCCTGCGCGATTTCGAGTGCGGCATCGGAAATATCTGTCGCTGTGATCCGTGCATGGGGAATGTTTTTTGCCAGGGCAATCGCAATACAGCCGGATCCGGTGCCGATTTCGAGGATTTGGATTTTCGTAGGGGGGCTGCTTGCTGCGCCCGCCCCTATCTGTTTGATCGCCTCCTCCACCAATAATTCCGTTTCTGGTCGTGGAATCAGCACGTCGGGAGTCACCTTGAACTTGAGGCCATAAAACTCCGTTTCGCCAATGATGTATTGAAGTGGTTCCCGTTTGATGCGTCGCTGAAGGAGCCCTCTAAAAAGGGACAGATCTTTATCACCCACTCTCCAGTCATGCTTGAGGTAGAGATCGATGCGCGCGCATTTCAGGATATGGGCAAGCAGGAGTTCGGCATCGAGCCTTGGGTTGGGGATGCCTCCCTTGGAGAAGTAATCGGTTGTCCATTGAATCAAACGGAGGGATGTCCAGACCTCACTCATTCGTCTTCAACGCCTCGGTTTGATAATGAGTGTGCAATGCATCAACTATTTCCTGAATCTCTCCGTCGAGTACGCGATCGAGCTTGTGAAGGGTGAGTCCGATTCGGTGATCGGTTAGCCGGTTTTGAGGAAAGTTATAGGTTCGGATCTTTTCACTCCGGTCGCCCGATCCGACCATCGCCTGTCGCGAAGAGCGAATCTCCGCATTCTTCTTCTCCTCTTCGATTTCGTACAGTCGGGCCTTGAGAATTTTCATTGCCTTTGCCCTGTTTTTGATCTGGCTGCGTTCATCGCGGCAGA
Coding sequences:
- a CDS encoding J domain-containing protein — translated: MPRDYYEILGVSRSSSPEEIKKSYRRLAKKYHPDVNKGDKSAEEKFKEISQAYDVIGDADKKKKYDQFGHFAESSGFDPGQAYRTWSWTGGPGGGGRAGFDDFQRQSGFDLNDLFENFMGGVGRSGREGRARRRGPEPKDLHASIEIDFEEAIHGTERSIKIAREGGREQLKVKIPAGIRNGGKIRLVGKGEQGGDLYIRINVLPHPDFWREDDDLYLELPISISEAGLGATIKVSPLDGAVNLKIPAGTSSGQKFRIPGKGAPHLGKSGTGDLYVLIKVVVPKHLDEESQELLRKFGERNAEKLRD
- the hisH gene encoding imidazole glycerol phosphate synthase subunit HisH, coding for MITIIDPEMGNLRSVQKAFEKAGTRALITSDPKKIVEASKVVLPGVGAFGEGMKNLKKLKLIDPILKAIEDKKPFLGICLGFQILFEESEEFGHHKGLGVLKGRVAALQPTSKHKVPHMGWNRIKKLKRIPLLGNVPDGSYFYFVHSYYVIPKEESIVITETDYIKDFCSSVARDNLFACQFHPEKSQTTGLKIIKAFAEGKSSTPIS
- the hisB gene encoding imidazoleglycerol-phosphate dehydratase HisB, with product MSAKRKIKVVRKTKETSIVLEIGLDGKGAYRIKTPIPFLNHMLELFSKHGLFDLSLSALGDTEVDDHHLVEDIGICLGEAFDQLLQKKEGIRRYGFFTLPMDEVLTTVAIDFCGRPSFAYQTPIKTGRIKNFDLELVEHFFESFVHAAKINLHILVHYGKIKHHIVESVFKAFARAIDMATQIDPRVKGVPSTKGVL
- the hisD gene encoding histidinol dehydrogenase translates to MDVEQTVKKILKEVRQNGDRAVLKYTKQFDHHSLRAKKMEVTRSERKAAWKKVSPELIRALRMAASRIHRFHERQQIKSWELREKGVRTGLRWSPIERVGIYVPGGRASYPSSVLMNAIPAKVAGVSTIIMTTPFPSGKGNPALLVAADLAGVDRIFKIGGAQAIGALAYGTKGIPSVDKIVGPGNVYVAEAKRQLFGTVGIDMVAGPTEIVIIADPSANPAWIAADLIAQAEHDPEARPLVLSPSRSLLKKVRQEVEKRISRMDRKEIIHASFMKHGDAIHVTSLEKACELSNRIAPEHLEIHVKKPRKLLPKIRHAGAIFLGPYSPTALGDYAAGPNHVLPTSATARFSSPLGVYDFIHASSVVQVSKAGWRRLSLITRELALSEGLTAHAESVCVRKNVGKT
- the murA gene encoding UDP-N-acetylglucosamine 1-carboxyvinyltransferase, producing MDKIVIQGGRRLKGKVEISGAKNSALPVLFSSILAEGWNQFENIPALRDILTTCRLLEKLGLSVLLPEKKGASFRISSNGMKSYTATYDLVRTMRASVLVMGPLLARFKKAKVSLPGGCAIGARPINLHLKAFEQMGAKIDIQEGYVVARAKKLHGARIHFDTVSVTGTENVMMAAVLAEGETIIENAAQEPEIADLAEVLIKMGGRISGAGTTTLTISGVKQLHGCQHHIIADRIEAGTFMIASAITAGNLVVSGIDPIFVEALSLKLREAGTEVRLEANGIRVIGPHTLRSVDVTTAPYPGFATDFQAQFMALMTIADGTSVMTETIFENRFLHAQELLRMGAHIKIEGHSAVIQGVKRLSGAPLMASDLRASAALILAGLAAKGITEIHRVYHIDRGYEQIEKKLRGLGARIKRVKLKY
- a CDS encoding DUF4215 domain-containing protein; its protein translation is MKTTYILFIIMMGVIMACTSTNEQENPSGSESSSQQGDSSSPTPESSSETPSSCSTDCSSSSSSSEEVSEEVPSENPPLPSCGDGLQQGQEDCDDGNGDDNDSCRNDCTLRSHRGLCGNGLVQNLEICDDGNEVDNDSCKNDCNPSPNRCGNGLQERGEECDDGDRNNSDNCLNNCQMSACGDGVVFEGVEPCDDGNQNDLDSCRNDCRFPILIGCGNGIVEEGEECDDGNTNQTDSCYDDCTIPTCGDLILSQGEECDDGNLDDFDTCLNDCRWAYCGDGTVHFFTRNETCDDGNRVDGDDCPSDCHEGEGSSSYCGDGVVEGQEQCDDANEEMGDSCIICQMAECGDGFVWLEMEECDDGNQNDQDLCRNDCTVTLNRCGNAITEGDEECDDGNGLEEDSCLNNCQIAVCGDGVRRSVEQCDDGNRNNDDGCRNDCTEGWNIPDVCGNGVVEAGEQCDDGNFQDGDECPTSCLLAVCGDGFLYGGVEGCDDGNADDSDACLSSCVSAVCGDGFVQLGVEECDDGNQISEDGCDFNCLKPK
- the prmC gene encoding peptide chain release factor N(5)-glutamine methyltransferase: MSEVWTSLRLIQWTTDYFSKGGIPNPRLDAELLLAHILKCARIDLYLKHDWRVGDKDLSLFRGLLQRRIKREPLQYIIGETEFYGLKFKVTPDVLIPRPETELLVEEAIKQIGAGAASSPPTKIQILEIGTGSGCIAIALAKNIPHARITATDISDAALEIAQGNVIQNKAQTQIDFILSNIAPWRTFEAENRQFDLILSNPPYIAEEEIDRLEPEIKNFEPRQALNGGPFGLTQIQKIIQEAPPSLKEEGILLLEIGEDQGKEVARLIKEIPCLSLMEIKKDLSGRDRVVITQKRVTLV